A stretch of DNA from Halorubrum sp. BOL3-1:
ATCGGGGCGGGGGTCTTCGAGGCTTCGAGCTGCTTGAAGAGACCGAACGGGTTGTCGTTGGTGCCGACGAGCGCCACCTGACCGCTGACGTACTCCGTCAGCGTCTCGACCCCGTCGTCGACCGCTTCGAGCGCCCGGGTCGTGAGCGTGTTGCGGCTCATGCGGACGGCCGCCGAGCCGTGAAGCTCCCGGCGCATCGCCTGGAGCTGTCGGCTCGGGATGCCGGCCACGCCGACGATCCCGACGGAGTTGTACGAGTCGATGAACTCGACGAGCTCGTCGACCTCCTCGCGTTTCCACTGCGGGATCGTCTCGGTCTTGCGGACCGAGCTCATACGGGCACCTCCTTGGCGGGACCCATCGTGGTCTTCACGTAGACCCCGTCGATGTTGAGCGGTCCCTTCTCGAGGTCTGCTTCGAGTCGCCGGATGATGACGTCGATGTTGTCCGAAATCGCGTCGGCGCTCATGTCCTCGGCGCCGACGCGGGTGTGGAACGTGCGCCGGTCGCGCGACCGGAGCTGCACCGTGTTTTTCATCCGATTGACTGTGTCGACGATGTCGTCGTCCGGCTGTAGTGGGGTAGGCATCTTCCCGCGCGGACCGAGGACGGTACCGAGGTACCGACCGATGTCCTGCATCAGGTTGGCCTCCGCGACGAAGAAGTCGGTGTCGTCGGCCAGATCCTTTGCGCGGTCGTCGTCGTCTCCGAGGTCTTCGAGGTCGTCGCTGTCGAGCACTTCGTCAGCGACCTCCTCTGCGCGGACGGCGGTTTCGCCCTCCGCGAAGACGATGATCTGTGTCTCCTGCCCCGTTCCAGCCGGCAGCACGATTGACTCGTCGATACGGTTCGACGGATCGTTGAGGTCGAGGTCTCGCAGGTTGACGGCG
This window harbors:
- a CDS encoding 50S ribosomal protein L1, which translates into the protein MADTIQEAVTLALDDAPERNFRETVDIAVNLRDLDLNDPSNRIDESIVLPAGTGQETQIIVFAEGETAVRAEEVADEVLDSDDLEDLGDDDDRAKDLADDTDFFVAEANLMQDIGRYLGTVLGPRGKMPTPLQPDDDIVDTVNRMKNTVQLRSRDRRTFHTRVGAEDMSADAISDNIDVIIRRLEADLEKGPLNIDGVYVKTTMGPAKEVPV